In the genome of Streptomyces fagopyri, the window GCGTACCGCTCGACGGGATCCTTCAAGACGCACCGTTTCGTACCGCTACAGCCGCTCCTCGAACGACGGGCGGCGCGGCTCCGGCGCCCGGCACCTCGGCCCGAGCCGGCTCAGAGCCCACGCACCGGCTCAGGGCCCACAACGTGCGCTCCCCCGGGTCCCGCGGCTTCCGGAGACTCTCGCGGACCCGCACTGCCGGCCCGTACGGCCATGGCACCGGCACTCGCACCCGCACGCAACGGCCGACGGGGCCCCGCTTCCGGCTCGCGTGCCCTCAGCGGCGCGAGCCGAGCACCCTGGCGACGTCCGAGACCCGCGTGTAGACGCCGGGATTTCCCGGCTGCCCGCAGCCGCTCCCCCACGAGACGAGGCCGATCAGCCGTCCCCGGGCGACCAGCGGCCCGCCGCTGTCGCCCTGACAGGCGTCCCGCCCGCCCTCGAGCTCGCCCGCGCACAGCATGGAGACGGCCCTGTAGGTGCCGTCCGCGTTTCCCGGATACGCTCGCTCGCAGGTCGCGTCGGACAGTACGTTCACGCCCACGGAGCGCAAGGTGAGTGCGTAGTCGCCGCCACCGGACGTATCGCCCCAGCCGTAGACGGCGGCCTCCGTACCGGGCGCGTAGGCGGCGTCCCCGGCGGCCGCCATCCGGATGACCGAGCTCTGGGGCAGCGGGGAGGCGAGCGTGAGCACCGCGAAGTCCCCGGCGTTCGCGGCGGCGTCGTAGGCCGGGTTGACCCAGGTCTTGCTGACCGGGATCTCCTCACCCTTGTCGGAGAGCAGGTCCCCCCGGTGCGCGATGACCCTCAGGTCGCGGACGCGCTCAGGTGGCCCTCCGAGCACGAGCGGACCCAGACAGTGGGCCGCGGTCAGTACGAGGGACGGGCCGATCACCACACCGCCGCAGAACTGCCCGGCCCGCGTACCTCCGAACCGGTCACGGCTGGACAGCGCCACCGTCCACGGGCTCTGGGCGATGTCGACGGGTTGACCTCCGATGATGACACCACCGGTCGCGGCCGGGGCGGGGGACGCCAGCGGTATCACGGCCGCGGCGGCCGCAAGGGCCAGCACGGCGACAAAGGGGCGGCGCATGCGCACTCCTCACTCTGGGATGGTCCTGGAACACCCAGAGTGATCCAGCGCGTGACGGCGCGCACTCCGCGAACAGACCGAGGGCCCGGCTCCCCAGCGGGAGTCGGGCCCTCGGTGACGTACGGCCGAGACCTAGTCGAGGTAGTCGCGCAGCACCTGCGAGCGCGACGGGTGGCGCAGTTTCGACATCGTCTTCGACTCGATCTGACGGATCCGCTCTCGCGTGACGCCGTACACCTTGCCGATCTCGTCGAGGGTCTTCGGCTGGCCGTCGGTGAGACCGAAGCGCATCGACACGACGCCCGCCTCGCGCTCCGAGAGGGTGTCGAGCACGGAGTGCAGCTGCTCCTGGAGGAGCGTGAAGCTGACCGCGTCGGCCGGGACGACGGCCTCGGAGTCCTCGATGAGGTCACCGAACTCGCTGTCGCCGTCCTCACCCAGGGGGGTGTGCAGCGAGATGGGCTCGCGGCCGTACTTCTGGACCTCGATGACCTTCTCCGGGGTCATGTCGAGTTCCTTCGCCAGCTCCTCCGGGGTGGGCTCGCGGCCCAGGTCCTGGAGCATCTGGCGCTGCACGCGCGCGAGCTTGTTGATGACCTCGACCATGTGCACCGGGATACGGATGGTGCGGGCCTGGTCGGCCATGGCGCGGGTGATCGCCTGACGGATCCACCAGGTGGCGTACGTGGAGAACTTGTAGCCCTTGGTGTAGTCGAACTTCTCGACCGCGCGGATCAGACCGAGGTTGCCCTCCTGGATGAGGTCCAGGAAGAGCATGCCGCGACCGGTGTAGCGCTTGGCCAGGGAGACCACCAGACGGAGGTTGGCCTCCAGGAGGTGGTTCTTCGCCCGACGGCCGTCCTCGGCGATGATCTCCAGCTCACGCTTGAGCTTCGGCGCGAGCTTGTCGGCGTTGGCCAGCTTGTCCTCGGCGAAGAGGCCCGCCTCGATGCGCTTGGCGAGCTCCACCTCCTGCTCGGCGTTGAGCAGGGGGACCTTGCCGATCTGCTTCAGGTAGTCCTTGACCGGGTCCGCGGTGGCACCCGCGGCCGCGACCTGCTGCGCGGGCGCGTCGTCCTCGTCCTCGTCGGAGAGCACGAAGCCCTGCGCGCCGTCCTCGGCGGGCTCCTCGGTACCGGGCTTGCCCGGCGTCTCCTCGACCGCCTCGTCGTCGGTCAGCTCGACGTCGTCCTTCTTGGCGGTGGTCTTCTTGGCCGCCGTCTTCTTGGCGACCGTCTTCTTCGCGACGGCCTTCTTGGCGACCGTCTTCTTGGCGGCTACCCGGCCGTCGGACGCGTCCTCGGCCGGGTCTTGGGTGGCATGGGCGGCCGGGGCTGCGGTGGCGGTGGCCTTCTTGGTGGTCACCGTCTTCGCCGCGACCGTCTTGGTGGCGGTGCGCTTGGCCGGGCTCTTCGCTGCGACGCTCTTTCGGGTGCGCTTGGGCTCCGCGGCACTGACCATCAGCGTCACACCCTCTTCCTCGAGGATCTGGTTGAGGCTGCGCAGTACGTTCTTCCACTGAGTGGCCGGAATCTGGTCAGCTTCGAAGGCCCGACGCACGTCATCGCCGGCGATCTGCCCCTCAGCCTTTCCCCGCTCGATGAGCGCCATGACAGAGACGGACTCGGCGATCTCCGGCGGGAGCGTACGGGATGTGCTGGCCGACACGAACAACCTCTCGGAACGTTGGAAAACGGCTTCCGGCCCCGTCCGCTACGGACAGGGACCGACGACCGCCGACTTGGGGATTGGTCGACGGCGCGGGCGGGGGCCGGGAAGATTCACAGCGCCGTGAACGGCGTCCGTATTCCTTCCTCGGCTGTCACCTCTTAGGTCATCGCGCAGTTCCCAAGAGCGTTACGCCCAATCTGCGTGGCCCGAGTCACACCCCGTAAGAGCCCAAAAGCTGCCAGATACGGTCAAAGAAGGTCAGCTGATGGACTCATCGCCTCAAACCGACGGCTACATCACCTCATCGCATCACCGGACCCCGCCGGATCCCGGAAGGATCCGAAGAGGTCCGGCGAGAGACGGATCACCGGCCGAGCGATGCCGCGCGAGGACACACGCCCCCGACCGCGCTGCCCTCGGAGCGCGGTCAGTGCTCGCGCGGTGCGGGCACCACGCGCTCGACCTCGGGGTGGACGGTGAGCAACTGACGCATGGCGGTCTCGGCAGCCGCGCCGTCGGCCGCGGCCAGCGCGTCGGCGATGCGGCCGTGGTGCACCAGGGATGCCTCGGTCGGCCGGTCACAGCCGGTGACGGGACCACCGGAGACCTGGAGCGCGGCCGACACGATCCCGGAAAGGTGCTCCAGCATGCGGTTGCCCGCGACCTGGATGAGCAGCGAATGGAACTCGGCGTCGGCCCGCGAGAAGGTCAGCGAGTCACCCTGCGCCAAGGCGTGGCCCATGATCTCGACCATGTCACCGAGACGCTGCTGCACCTCCTCCCGGCCGTGCCCGGCGGCCAGGCGGGCGGCGAGCGGCTCGATCGTCCAGCGCAGCTCGCTCAGCTCGCGCCGCTGATCGTCACGCTGCGGACCGAAGGCACGCCATTCGATGATGTCCGGGTCGAGAAGGTTCCAGTCACTGACGGGACGCACCCTCGTACCGACATTGGGCCGGGCGCTGACCAGGCCCTTCGCCTCCAGGACGCGGAGCGATTCACGCACGACGGTGCGCGAGACTTCGAACCTCTGTCCGATCTCCTCGGGGACGAGTGGACGGTCCGCACCGAGGTCGCCGGAGACGATCATCTGGCCAAGCTGTTGAACGAGTTGGCCGTGCAGGCCGCGTCCGCGGTTGCCCGCGGTGCGGCGGCCCACGCGGCCGAGCTCCTGGTCGGCGTTCTCCCACGCGGGGATGCCGAGGCGTTCGGTACCGGGGGAGTCGCTATAGGGGTAGCGGTCGAGTTCGCCCGGGCCGGCCAGGCCGGAGTCTGTGGAACGGGCGGCGGTCATCATGGTGTGCGCAAGGGTACTCACGGATCATTTGTCGGCGCTGTCTCCAACTCCCTTGAGGTCTTTGGTGAAAAGCACACGAAAGGGTGATCGCTCACCCCGTCGCAATTGACGCCTTATCGGAAAGAAATGAGCGTTCTCCAAGGAGTTGTGCGCACGGCGGAATCGGAAGGGCTCGGACGGTCGTCATCGGACCCGGCTCCGCAGGGTCGTGAGCAGATATGCGCAGAGCAGTGCGGTCAGCGACAACGTCAGCGCGCCGCCCACGGGTTGGGCGACCACCCGCGCGACGGCCGTCAGGTAGCGCACTCCCCCGAAGGGCCACTGCACCAGCGTGAGCTCGCGCAGCCGCTCCGGGAACCCGGCCGCCGTCCGTACGGATGGCCCCGACAAGGCCTTTTGTACGAGCGGGACGACGAGGACCGGAACGGCGAGAACGGCCGCGAGCCCGGCGGTGGTGGACCGGAAGAGACCCGCCGCCAGCACCCCGGCCCAGGCGCAGCCCACCACGAGGCCGACCCAACTCGCGCCCAGGGAAAGCCAATCGCCGGAGATTGCGGTGAGTTCCCGCCCGTAGACCAGATAGAGGATTTCGAGGTCGCAGCCCACGGTGAGAAACGCCAGCATGAGCGCGGTGCCCGAGGAGACGAGGAGTTTGGCCGCCAGCAGTCCCAGCCGGCGCGGGACGGTTCCGCGGTCCGCGGCCAGAGCGGGGTACCGGAATTCCTCGCCGAAGGCGATCGCGCCGAGCAGTCCCGCGCCGAGCGCCGCGGGCGGCAAAGGACTTTCGCGCGGCCAGGCGGCCAGCAGCCGCGACGAGGGGGTGTGACCGATTCTGGCGAGGAACACGGACAGGACGGCGGAGACGAGCAGCACGGCGGCCGAGGTGAGGTAGCCGGTACTGACACCGGCGGCGCGCCGCAGTTCGTAACGCAGGGGGCGCAGGGGGCTCGGTGCCTGGCGTACGGAGATGGGGGGCGGGAACGCGGACCGCCGCTGCGCGGCTGTCGTCCCGGCCCGGGCAGAATCGTCACTCCTGAGAGCGTCGCCGCCGGCGGACGGGTCGGGGGGAGTTCCCATGTCGCCCGACTCGTCGGCGAGTTGGTGTACGAGGATGCCGTGCCGGAAGGCGGTGTCGCCGACGTCGGCACAGGTGCTGCCGTACACCGAGAGCCGGTTGCCTTCCTCGCGCACGACCTCGACGGAGCGCTGCCCGGTCCGGGCCTCCTTGGCCAGCAGAGCGCCGAGGCGGACGGCGTGCGGGCTGCGGACGGCCACCCTTGGGCGCAACCGGGTGCGGGCGAAGTCCGCGGCGTCCTGGTCGGCGGCGAGGCGGCCCTCCCTCAGGGTGACGACCCGGTCGGCCACCCGGGCCGCTTCCTTGGGGTCTCCCGTGCTGAACAGGACCGTGCCGCCCTGGGACGCGTGCGCGCGCAGGATCCCGTGCAGCCAGCGGCCCTCGCGGGCGGAGAGTCCGGCGGCCGGGTCGTCGAGGACGAGGGTGTGCGGGTCGGTCAGCAGCGCGCAGGCGAGGCCCAGACGGCGGTCCAGACCGCGCGAGAGGGTGCTCAGCCGCTCGTCGCACACGCCGGCGAGACCGACCACTTCGAGGACCTCGTCGGCGCGCCGTACCGGCACACCGGCCGCGGCGCACAGCATGCGGAGCTGTCCGCGGACCGTGCGCGCGGGATGGCCGGGGACGTCGCCGAGAAGTACGCCGACCTCGCGCGACGGATGGGCGATCCGGTGCAGCGGGCGGCCTTTGAAATAGGTGATTCCTCGACCCGGACGGAGTTCGAGCATGAGCTTCAGCGTCGTTGTCTTTCCCGCACCCGAAGCTCCGAGGAGAGCGGTGACATGGCCCGCGCGCGCCTCGAAGGACACGTCGTCGACGGCGGGCGGAAGCTCCCTGCGGGGGTTGCTCGTCAGTCCGATGGCCTGGATCACTCACAGCAAGATAGCGCGACATTTACGTTTTTTCGGGCACCGGACGGCCGGTCTCCGTCTTCCCTTCCCCGTGTCGCGTGAGGGCCCGCCCCGAAGTCGCCCGTTCGTCAGACCTCGGGACGCAGCATCGGCGGATTGAGCAGAGTGGCGCCGCCCGCGCGGAACAACTGCGCGGGGCGGCCTCCCTGACGCGTGGTCGTGCCTCCCGTGGGCACGAGGAAGCCGGGCGTACCCGTCACCTTGCGGTGGAAGTTGCGCGGGTCGAGCGCGACGCCCCACACCGCCTCGTAGACACGGCGCAGCTCGCCGACGGTGAACTCGGTCGGGCAGAAGGCGGTCGCCAACGACGAGTACTCGATCTTGGACCGGGCGCGTTCCACTCCGTCCGCGAGGATCGTCGCGTGGTCGAAGGCGAGTGGCGCCGCCTGCTCGCCGTCGCGGCCGTATCCGCCCTGCTGGAGCAGTTCCTCCACCGGCGCCCAGCGAGCGCTCCTCGCGTCGCCTCCGGCCCTGGGCGCGGGCAGGTCGGGGGCGAGCGCGAGATGCGCCACGCTGACGACCCTCATGCGCGGGTCGCGTTCGGGGTCGCCGTACGTCGCGAGCTGTTCGAGGTGTGCGCCGTTGTCCTGCGCCGGCACGGACGGATCGTGGGCGCGCAGCCCGGTCTCCTCGGCCAGCTCGCGCGCCGCCGCCTGGGCCAGGTTCTCGTCGGCCCGCACGAACCCGCCCGGCAGCGCCCATCGGCCCTGGAACGGCTGCTCGCCCCTGCGTACCGCCAGCGCGCACAGGGCATGGCGGCGCACGGTCAGCACGACCAGGTCCACGGTCACGGCGAAGGGCGGAAAGGCAGACGGGTCGTAGGGCATGTCGCGATCATAGTCGTCTCCTTGACGATAAACACGCCGTTCGCCGACCCCGTCCGACCGTGATCCACTTCCGTTCGCGACGGGTTCCGGGGGCGCCGCGGACCACGGTCGGACGGCGCCCGCGGCGAGGTCACACTCCCAACTGCAGCCCGTCGGCGGCCTCCTCGACCATGGCGAGGCCGAGTCTGCTGATGCGCACGGAGAACGGCCCGCCGGCGATCCGCAGTCCCGTCAGTCCGATCTCACCGAGCGGCGCGCTACCGGCCGGACGCAGCGTCACCGTCCGCGCCGGGGCGTCTGGGCGGATACCCGCCAGGGCGCTGACGAGCAGGACCACGGCTGCCGCCGCCGTGGCCGCGGGCCGGCAGGCCGCGGGATGCGGCACCGGGGCACCGCCCTGGGCGCGCTGTTCGCCCGCGTACATCTCGGGCAGTCGGTGTCCGAACGTCTCGGCGGCCGCCAGAAGTCCCCGCAGCAGCGCGCTCGCCTCCTTCTCGTAGCCGGTGGCGATCAGTCCCGCGACGGCGACAGCGGTCTCGTGGACCCGCACGGCGCCGCTGCGGTGACCGAAGGGGTTGTACGCCGCCTCCTTGGCACCGAGGCTGCGCAGCCCCCAGCCCGAGTCCATGGCGGGGCCTCCGAGCGACCGCGCGAGCTGCTCGGTCCGCGTCTTGTCCAGCAGGCCCGGGGCCAGTGCTCCGGAACCGAGCAGTCCCGTGTCGAGGAGGTGGACGGCGCCCGCGCCGAGCTGCGGCACCAGGCGTCCGTCCGGGGCACGGGCGGCCGCGGGTCTTCCGCCGCCTCTGTCCTCGACCCAGAAGTCCTCGTGGAACGCCGCCCGCAGCTCCTGGGCCCACTCGCGCAGCCCCGCGCCGCCGGGCCGGCCGGTCTCGTCGAGGAGGTCGGCGCCCAGCACGGCCGCCCGATGGGCGTGGGCCTGCGTCTCGCAGCGGAACGGCCCGCCAGGCTGCGGGTCCGGCAGGTAGGTGCCGGCGCCCACGGTGGTCCGCAGCCAGGCGAGGCAC includes:
- a CDS encoding FadR/GntR family transcriptional regulator — its product is MSTLAHTMMTAARSTDSGLAGPGELDRYPYSDSPGTERLGIPAWENADQELGRVGRRTAGNRGRGLHGQLVQQLGQMIVSGDLGADRPLVPEEIGQRFEVSRTVVRESLRVLEAKGLVSARPNVGTRVRPVSDWNLLDPDIIEWRAFGPQRDDQRRELSELRWTIEPLAARLAAGHGREEVQQRLGDMVEIMGHALAQGDSLTFSRADAEFHSLLIQVAGNRMLEHLSGIVSAALQVSGGPVTGCDRPTEASLVHHGRIADALAAADGAAAETAMRQLLTVHPEVERVVPAPREH
- a CDS encoding serine protease, translated to MRRPFVAVLALAAAAAVIPLASPAPAATGGVIIGGQPVDIAQSPWTVALSSRDRFGGTRAGQFCGGVVIGPSLVLTAAHCLGPLVLGGPPERVRDLRVIAHRGDLLSDKGEEIPVSKTWVNPAYDAAANAGDFAVLTLASPLPQSSVIRMAAAGDAAYAPGTEAAVYGWGDTSGGGDYALTLRSVGVNVLSDATCERAYPGNADGTYRAVSMLCAGELEGGRDACQGDSGGPLVARGRLIGLVSWGSGCGQPGNPGVYTRVSDVARVLGSRR
- a CDS encoding NUDIX hydrolase; protein product: MPYDPSAFPPFAVTVDLVVLTVRRHALCALAVRRGEQPFQGRWALPGGFVRADENLAQAAARELAEETGLRAHDPSVPAQDNGAHLEQLATYGDPERDPRMRVVSVAHLALAPDLPAPRAGGDARSARWAPVEELLQQGGYGRDGEQAAPLAFDHATILADGVERARSKIEYSSLATAFCPTEFTVGELRRVYEAVWGVALDPRNFHRKVTGTPGFLVPTGGTTTRQGGRPAQLFRAGGATLLNPPMLRPEV
- a CDS encoding RNA polymerase sigma factor, giving the protein MSASTSRTLPPEIAESVSVMALIERGKAEGQIAGDDVRRAFEADQIPATQWKNVLRSLNQILEEEGVTLMVSAAEPKRTRKSVAAKSPAKRTATKTVAAKTVTTKKATATAAPAAHATQDPAEDASDGRVAAKKTVAKKAVAKKTVAKKTAAKKTTAKKDDVELTDDEAVEETPGKPGTEEPAEDGAQGFVLSDEDEDDAPAQQVAAAGATADPVKDYLKQIGKVPLLNAEQEVELAKRIEAGLFAEDKLANADKLAPKLKRELEIIAEDGRRAKNHLLEANLRLVVSLAKRYTGRGMLFLDLIQEGNLGLIRAVEKFDYTKGYKFSTYATWWIRQAITRAMADQARTIRIPVHMVEVINKLARVQRQMLQDLGREPTPEELAKELDMTPEKVIEVQKYGREPISLHTPLGEDGDSEFGDLIEDSEAVVPADAVSFTLLQEQLHSVLDTLSEREAGVVSMRFGLTDGQPKTLDEIGKVYGVTRERIRQIESKTMSKLRHPSRSQVLRDYLD
- a CDS encoding ABC transporter ATP-binding protein, which translates into the protein MIQAIGLTSNPRRELPPAVDDVSFEARAGHVTALLGASGAGKTTTLKLMLELRPGRGITYFKGRPLHRIAHPSREVGVLLGDVPGHPARTVRGQLRMLCAAAGVPVRRADEVLEVVGLAGVCDERLSTLSRGLDRRLGLACALLTDPHTLVLDDPAAGLSAREGRWLHGILRAHASQGGTVLFSTGDPKEAARVADRVVTLREGRLAADQDAADFARTRLRPRVAVRSPHAVRLGALLAKEARTGQRSVEVVREEGNRLSVYGSTCADVGDTAFRHGILVHQLADESGDMGTPPDPSAGGDALRSDDSARAGTTAAQRRSAFPPPISVRQAPSPLRPLRYELRRAAGVSTGYLTSAAVLLVSAVLSVFLARIGHTPSSRLLAAWPRESPLPPAALGAGLLGAIAFGEEFRYPALAADRGTVPRRLGLLAAKLLVSSGTALMLAFLTVGCDLEILYLVYGRELTAISGDWLSLGASWVGLVVGCAWAGVLAAGLFRSTTAGLAAVLAVPVLVVPLVQKALSGPSVRTAAGFPERLRELTLVQWPFGGVRYLTAVARVVAQPVGGALTLSLTALLCAYLLTTLRSRVR